A DNA window from Paraclostridium bifermentans contains the following coding sequences:
- a CDS encoding MarR family winged helix-turn-helix transcriptional regulator — protein sequence MKKYEPLGDLIYFISKELKSRMDESLKDRNLGQGQLLTLMTLFKLKNYDEITQEDLAKVMGINKANTSRNLAKLKESGFIVINQSKDDQRKKNIELTNKAFEEFLYLEKIMREIHNEMISGLDSDSLDSTLSTLIKMKENLLNK from the coding sequence ATGAAAAAATATGAACCCCTTGGTGATTTAATATATTTTATATCAAAAGAATTAAAATCAAGAATGGATGAATCTTTAAAAGATAGAAATTTAGGGCAAGGACAATTATTAACTCTAATGACTTTATTTAAACTAAAAAATTATGATGAAATCACTCAAGAAGATTTAGCTAAGGTTATGGGTATAAATAAAGCTAATACAAGTAGAAATTTAGCTAAATTAAAAGAAAGTGGATTTATAGTTATAAATCAAAGTAAGGATGATCAGAGGAAAAAAAATATTGAACTTACAAATAAAGCTTTTGAAGAATTTTTATATTTAGAAAAAATCATGAGAGAAATTCATAATGAAATGATATCTGGATTGGATTCGGATTCTTTAGATAGTACTTTATCTACATTGATAAAGATGAAAGAAAATTTACTCAACAAATAG
- the bioF gene encoding 8-amino-7-oxononanoate synthase codes for MNGINKKIQQLKEMSLYRDIKYLSEAQDKYTTIDNKRVILMASNNYLGLSNNNSIKKAAIESIKHYGVGSGGSRLTTGSYNVHRELEKKIATFKNCEDCLIFNNGYMANVGVISSICDEEFTIFSDELNHASIIDGCRLSKAKVVVYKHNDMIDLSNKVKLKKSKYGVIVADSVFSMDGDIANLKEIVNIAKDNNLMTIVDDAHATGVIGEKGKGSCEYFNIKDIDIIIGTLSKAIGSEGGFVCANSEITNFLRNKARSFIFSTALSPSVVSASIKSIEIIEKNPGLIKKLNENIEYFCEKLGEIGFKVKSNTPIVPIIIGDEDVANEFSKKLLEEGVFIPAIRYPTVKKGEARLRATLMATHTFDDIDFAIKKIQKVNEFIKIKTTK; via the coding sequence ATGAATGGTATTAATAAAAAAATACAACAATTAAAAGAAATGAGTTTATACAGAGATATTAAATATTTAAGTGAAGCACAAGATAAATATACAACTATAGATAATAAACGTGTAATATTAATGGCATCAAATAATTACCTTGGACTATCAAATAATAATTCAATTAAGAAAGCTGCTATAGAAAGTATAAAGCATTATGGAGTTGGATCAGGAGGATCAAGACTCACAACTGGAAGTTATAATGTACATAGAGAACTTGAGAAAAAAATAGCTACATTCAAAAACTGTGAAGATTGTTTGATTTTTAATAATGGATATATGGCTAATGTTGGAGTAATATCATCAATTTGTGATGAAGAGTTTACAATATTTAGTGACGAGTTAAATCATGCAAGTATAATAGATGGATGTAGATTATCAAAAGCTAAAGTTGTAGTTTATAAACATAATGACATGATAGATTTATCAAATAAAGTTAAGCTGAAAAAGAGTAAGTATGGGGTTATAGTTGCTGATAGTGTTTTTAGCATGGATGGGGATATAGCTAATTTAAAAGAAATTGTAAATATAGCAAAAGATAATAACTTAATGACTATAGTAGATGATGCTCATGCTACAGGTGTTATAGGAGAAAAAGGAAAAGGAAGTTGTGAATATTTTAATATTAAAGATATAGATATTATTATAGGAACACTAAGTAAAGCCATTGGGAGTGAGGGTGGATTTGTATGTGCAAATAGTGAAATAACAAATTTTTTGAGAAATAAAGCAAGAAGCTTTATATTCTCAACTGCACTATCACCTTCCGTTGTATCTGCATCTATAAAAAGTATAGAAATAATTGAAAAAAATCCTGGATTGATAAAAAAGCTTAATGAAAATATTGAATATTTCTGTGAAAAATTAGGGGAGATAGGATTTAAAGTAAAAAGCAATACACCAATAGTTCCTATAATTATAGGAGATGAAGATGTTGCTAATGAATTTAGCAAAAAATTATTAGAAGAAGGTGTATTCATACCAGCTATAAGATATCCAACAGTTAAAAAAGGGGAAGCTAGACTTAGAGCGACTCTTATGGCAACACACACCTTTGATGATATAGATTTTGCTATAAAAAAAATACAAAAAGTAAATGAGTTTATTAAAATTAAAACTACAAAATAA
- a CDS encoding 6-carboxyhexanoate--CoA ligase, which translates to MKLYSVKMRSSKMKGNLTEHISGAESISNEENLEEVISLLIKRAFNHPKGKSDFINIKLEEISKEEITYIEPLPVTTVNVENYLEGFNIVTNILENMGIDKSKSDNIVRTIRSISNMRGAILLDINTFQRLETDKQRGIRATYMDFEGNDMETLNKSIEKNAHFLEALALASKVVNCEQIIGEVCYSDDPNYTAGYVASKKYGYVRITKLKEIGDTSGGRIFLYDSSLPNKNKCIEYIENKKIVVKNDIKFNASISYKDFINGKKQLKNYL; encoded by the coding sequence ATGAAATTATATAGTGTGAAAATGAGATCTTCTAAAATGAAAGGTAATTTAACTGAGCATATATCCGGAGCAGAGAGTATATCCAATGAGGAAAACTTAGAAGAGGTAATAAGCCTATTAATTAAAAGAGCATTTAATCATCCCAAGGGAAAATCTGATTTTATAAATATAAAATTAGAGGAAATAAGCAAAGAAGAAATTACATATATAGAGCCTCTTCCAGTAACTACTGTAAATGTAGAAAATTATTTAGAAGGATTCAATATTGTAACAAATATACTTGAAAATATGGGTATAGACAAAAGCAAAAGTGATAATATAGTACGGACAATTAGAAGTATTTCAAATATGAGAGGGGCTATACTTTTAGATATAAACACATTTCAAAGGTTAGAAACAGATAAGCAAAGGGGAATAAGAGCAACGTATATGGATTTTGAAGGAAATGATATGGAAACATTGAATAAATCTATTGAAAAAAATGCGCACTTTTTAGAAGCTTTAGCATTAGCTAGTAAGGTTGTAAATTGTGAACAGATTATAGGCGAAGTTTGCTATTCAGATGATCCAAATTATACAGCAGGATATGTAGCATCTAAAAAGTATGGATATGTAAGAATTACAAAGTTAAAAGAGATTGGAGATACCAGTGGTGGTAGGATATTTTTATATGATTCGTCTTTACCGAATAAAAATAAATGCATAGAGTATATTGAAAATAAAAAGATAGTTGTAAAGAATGATATAAAATTCAATGCGAGTATTAGTTATAAGGATTTTATAAATGGAAAAAAACAACTTAAAAATTATTTGTAG